One window of the Cryptomeria japonica chromosome 7, Sugi_1.0, whole genome shotgun sequence genome contains the following:
- the LOC131051598 gene encoding probable glutathione S-transferase: MEQVKVLSTWFSPFGRRILIALEEIGVKYEYQEEDLSNKSELLLQMNPVHKKIPVLVHNDQPICESQIILQYIDETWDSKQVSPFDRALARFWADFADKKFFDSGIRIVKSKDEAQEQAKREMLENLQFLEGALKEMSVSGSLPFFGGKDFGFLDIVLAPYVSWFHIFETIGNFKIPFETEYPLLDAWGKRCMERESVKKILPSSDRLLERVFQIRKKFVVD; this comes from the exons ATGGAACAAGTGAAAGTGCTCAGCACATGGTTCAGTCCATTCGGCCGGCGAATCTTGATTGCCCTTGAAGAGATTGGCGTGAAATATGAATACCAAGAAGAGGACCTGTCGAATAAGAGTGAACTCCTCCTGCAAATGAATCCCGTGCACAAGAAAATACCTGTCCTCGTTCACAATGACCAGCCAATATGCGAGTCTCAAATCATTCTTCAGTACATTGACGAGACATGGGACTCCAAGCAGGTTTCGCCATTTGATCGTGCCCTTGCCCGCTTCTGGGCCGACTTCGCTGATAAGAAG TTTTTTGACTCGGGGATTCGTATAGTGAAATCGAAAGATGAGGCTCAAGAGCAGGCCAAGCGTGAGATGCTGGAGAACCTGCAATTTCTAGAAGGCGCATTGAAAGAAATGTCAGTAAGTGGATCTCTGCCCTTCTTCGGAGGGAAGGATTTCGGGTTCCTGGATATTGTCTTAGCCCCCTATGTGTCCTGGTTCCATATTTTTGAAACTATTGGAAATTTCAAGATACCGTTTGAAACAGAATATCCATTACTCGATGCATGGGGTAAGAGATGTATGGAGAGGGAGAGCGTCAAAAAAATCCTTCCCTCCTCTGATCGGCTTCTGGAGAGGGTTTTCCAAATTAGGAAGAAATTTGTGGTAGATTAA